In Oryza sativa Japonica Group chromosome 3, ASM3414082v1, one DNA window encodes the following:
- the LOC4331306 gene encoding uncharacterized protein, with amino-acid sequence MSGKRAFCTAVESGRKTPEFCYLLGFSGVVALPGDRFQPLDDFLSENPFLSPIPLGRLYENIDPAKPYMLEDPIRRAVWSGSLAPYIANKVKMSLSHILTKENVGVHKDFGLVVFKDVPKKREGISDSSENYQHYSSFLTETIQRLHGSESLNALPVEMDIYLKDLTDPNVKEDDIVDHPIALPGRVFGDVSVEAYRLLCKQYPVVKNGKEISADRIIEAVGAKFKDALTVSLDSGLLPKFLPLKWQKLYPANKYPWIPKPQLIISQEEAGKIVIEIHRHGSVHSVEVGVDTIVTSNFPGFSGDKFTRMEVLALIRHIFPEYLNTIFKEFKMDNLYEDLQIRERNPIPSLYSAQGDGVYAEVIVKFIGF; translated from the exons ATGTCTGGGAAGAGAGCTTTCTGCACGGCAGTGGAGTCTGGCAGAAAAACTCCAGAGTTTTGCTATCTTCT TGGTTTCAGCGGTGTTGTTGCGCTCCCAGGCGATAGGTTTCAACCTTTGGATGATTTTTTGTCTGAGAATCCTTTTCTGTCACCTATTCCATTAGGAAGGCTCTATGAAAACATTGATCCAGCAAAGCCTTATATGCTAGAGGACCCTATTCGTCGGGCAGTATGGTCTGGATCCCTTGCACCTTATATAGCCAACAAAGTGAAAATGTCCCTGAGCCACATCCTCACTAAGGAAAATGTGGGGGTGCATAAGGATTTTGGCTTGGTGGTGTTCAAAGATGTgccaaaaaagagagagggcaTATCTGATTCGAGCGAAAACTACCAACACTACAGCAGTTTCTTGACAGAGACCATACAAAGGCTTCATGGGTCTGAGTCCCTCAATGCCCTTCCAGTGGAAATGGATATATACCTTAAAGATTTGACAGATCCGAATGTTAAGGAGGATGATATTGTGGACCATCCCATAGCACTACCAGGAAGGGTATTTGGGGATGTTTCTGTTGAAGCCTATCGACTACTGTGCAAGCAATATCCTGTAGTAAAGAATGGGAAGGAAATTTCAGCGGATCGCATTATTGAGGCTGTTGGTGCAAAATTCAAGGATGCACTGACTGTGTCTCTTGACAGTGGACTATTGCCAAAATTCTTACCTCTGAAATGGCAGAAGTTATACCCAGCTAACAAATATCCATGGATACCTAAGCCCCAATTGATTATCTCACAAGAAGAGGCTGGAAAAATAGTTATTGAGATTCACCGGCATGGATCTGTCCATTCGGTCGAAGTAGGTGTTGATACTATTGTGACTTCCAATTTCCCTGGCTTTTCTGGTGATAAGTTCACGCGCATGGAGGTACTCGCGCTCATTCGTCACATTTTCCCAGAATATCTCAACACGATATTTAAGGAATTCAAGATGGACAATCTATATGAAGATCTGCAAATTAGGGAAAGAAATCCTATTCCCAGCCTGTACAGTGCTCAGGGCGATGGTGTTTACGCTGAAGTGATTGTCAAGTTCATTGGGTTTTGA
- the LOC107275429 gene encoding protein NETWORKED 1D, translating into MTNPPPRILPRVMTNQGRHWCHESNTDQLQTIIKTSLPQHLNYATDMDSKVKAMIKLLNEDADSFARRAEMYYKKRPELMKLVEEFYRAYRALAERYDQATGALRQAHKSISEAFPNQMPPMSDESPSSSGQEVEPHTPDLPTFTRLPFDLDDLQKDGVGVSPQQFTSKRNGTHPEEASALPNRKGFDVKVRKGLSFGSPEVKGCDAISNEMVNLQQEISRLLAESNSMKQQILSESERANKAENEIQVLKDTVLKLNSDKDTSLLQYNQSTERLSTLESELSKAQDDLKKLTDEMATEVQKLSSAEARNSEIQSELEALDQKVKMQQEELEQKQKELKSFNLTFQEEQDKRLQAESALLSEGKELAQCQEVQRLTMEIQMANEKLNELKQTKVNLENAVSELKKEVESLTEQNRSSELLIQELRDEINSLTDSRNELQNEIQSLRSTISQLNTEKDAALFQHQQSVERVSDLESQLLKLQPELEEIEQKVQMLMQDLEQKRQEADNAHAQLQDECNRHTQTEADLHRFKNLHSQLEEEVIKLTENLDRSTKGLEELENAKLDLENTSRELKSTILDLNSEKDAVLLQQQQSLAKISDLELQLSKTQLELKNSEQKMQLLELEITQKSENMNSLTLNLKEETEKKLTLKLNKFLFLHNRNLFAKLHPSSEKVAMHNQNYTPWSLVLKWYRFSPWPRFNLL; encoded by the coding sequence ATGACTAACCCACCACCACGAATACTGCCTCGCGTCATGACCAACCAAGGCCGCCATTGGTGCCACGAAAGCAACACGGACCAACTCCAAACAATAATTAAGACCTCACTTCCTCAGCACTTGAATTATGCAACAGATATGGACTCAAAGGTGAAAGCTATGATCAAACTTCTCAATGAAGATGCTGATTCTTTTGCACGGAGAGCAGAGATGTACTACAAGAAACGCCCAGAGCTAATGAAACTGGTGGAGGAGTTCTACCGAGCTTACCGTGCATTGGCAGAAAGGTATGATCAGGCCACCGGTGCACTTCGACAGGCCCATAAATCGATTTCTGAAGCATTTCCCAATCAGATGCCACCAATGTCTGATGAGTCACCTTCTTCTTCGGGCCAAGAAGTGGAACCACATACTCCAGACCTGCCCACTTTCACCCGTCTCCCTTTTGATTTGGATGACCTGCAGAAGGATGGAGTAGGTGTGTCACCACAGCAATTCACCTCCAAGAGGAATGGTACACACCCTGAGGAAGCCAGTGCACTGCCAAATCGAAAAGGTTTTGATGTGAAAGTGCGTAAAGGCCTAAGCTTTGGAAGCCCAGAAGTTAAAGGCTGTGATGCCATCAGCAATGAGATGGTAAATTTGCAACAAGAGATTTCAAGATTATTAGCCGAGAGCAACAGCATGAAACAACAGATATTATCAGAATCTGAGAGGGCAAACAAAGCTGAAAATGAAATCCAGGTTCTAAAGGATACCGTCTTGAAATTGAATTCTGACAAAGACACGTCTCTGCTGCAATATAATCAGTCCACTGAGCGGTTATCTACTCTGGAGTCTGAGCTCTCTAAGGCCCAGGATGACCTCAAGAAGCTAACTGATGAAATGGCTACAGAAGTTCAGAAGCTGAGTAGCGCTGAAGCACGCAATAGTGAAATACAGTCTGAGCTTGAGGCTTTGGATCAAAAGGTGAAGATGCAGCAAGAAGAACTTGAACAAAAGCAGAAGGAACTGAAAAGCTTCAACTTAACCTTCCAAGAAGAACAGGATAAGCGCCTGCAGGCTGAAAGTGCTCTGCTTTCAGAGGGGAAAGAGCTTGCTCAATGTCAAGAAGTACAAAGGCTGACTATGGAAATCCAGATGGCAAATGAAAAGTTGAATGAGCTCAAGCAGACCAAAGTAAATCTTGAGAATGCTGTTTCTGAGCTGAAGAAAGAAGTTGAGAGCCTTACTGAACAAAACCGCTCCTCTGAGCTGCTTATACAAGAACTTCGTGATGAAATTAATTCTCTGACGGATTCAAGGAACGAACTTCaaaatgaaatccaaagcctaAGGAGCACCATTTCACAGTTAAACACCGAGAAGGATGCAGCCCTATTTCAACACCAGCAGTCCGTTGAAAGAGTTTCTGATCTGGAATCTCAACTCCTGAAGCTACAGCCTGAGCTGGAAGAAATTGAACAGAAGGTTCAGATGCTGATGCAAGATCTTGAACAGAAGAGACAGGAAGCAGATAATGCCCATGCCCAGCTGCAAGATGAATGCAATAGGCACACACAAACTGAAGCAGATCTTCACAGGTTTAAGAATCTTCATTCTCAGTTGGAAGAGGAAGTGATAAAGCTGACAGAAAATCTTGACAGATCAACAAAGGGACTGGAAGAGTTGGAAAATGCAAAGTTAGACCTGGAAAACACATCAAGAGAGTTAAAAAGCACAATCTTAGATTTAAACTCTGAGAAGGATGCAGTACTTCTGCAACAACAGCAATCTTTGGCAAAAATATCTGATTTGGAGCTACAGCTCTCTAAAACACAGTTGGAACTGAAGAATTCTGAACAGAAAATGCAGCTACTGGAGCTAGAAATCACACAGAAGAGTGAAAATATGAACAGCCTGACGTTGAACCTGAAAGAAGAAACTGAGAAGAAACTGACGTTGAAACTGAACAAGTTTCTGTTTTTGCATAACAGAAACTTGTTTGCAAAATTACACCCATCATCTGAAAAAGTAGCCATGCATAACCAAAATTACACACCGTGGTCTCTAGTTTTGAAATGGTATCGGTTCTCTCCCTGGCCACGTTTCAATCTTCTCTAA